A portion of the Streptomyces sp. NBC_00376 genome contains these proteins:
- a CDS encoding DUF2510 domain-containing protein, whose amino-acid sequence MTPPGWHPDPGYTGIGPVHERWWDGTRWTDQLRVPPATIRRRRMRVGLGITAAVVVLAAVGGGVFLLSDNSGADNERAATAPSAPPSDSPRRGPGAPGGGGGSGAPEQRMPGTEDGYATDLTSGINLPVPDGWKGTSGVTSAGVTTGEYPCPGDTSEQCVRGGVFSAPAKALKLDTTTAKATAEKDISANATESYGEKIYGGITSHQELKSEPVTVAGEQGYLVRWKVVTKNGDDGYVQSLAFPSPRSKDLLVVVRSGFDVNAKAPALSVMDDITKGIKAASGAGSGPGTTA is encoded by the coding sequence ATGACCCCGCCCGGCTGGCACCCAGACCCCGGGTACACAGGAATCGGCCCCGTTCACGAGCGCTGGTGGGACGGCACCCGGTGGACCGACCAACTGCGCGTGCCGCCCGCCACGATCCGGCGCCGCCGGATGCGCGTCGGACTGGGCATCACGGCCGCGGTGGTGGTCCTCGCCGCGGTAGGAGGCGGCGTCTTCCTGCTGTCGGACAACTCCGGCGCCGACAACGAGCGCGCGGCCACGGCCCCGTCCGCCCCGCCCTCGGACTCCCCCCGTCGCGGGCCGGGCGCTCCGGGAGGCGGCGGCGGGAGCGGCGCCCCCGAGCAGCGGATGCCGGGGACCGAGGACGGCTACGCCACCGACCTGACCAGCGGGATCAACCTGCCGGTGCCCGACGGCTGGAAGGGCACCTCCGGGGTCACGAGTGCGGGAGTGACGACGGGTGAGTACCCGTGTCCCGGCGACACGTCCGAGCAGTGTGTGCGCGGCGGGGTTTTCTCCGCGCCCGCCAAGGCCCTGAAGCTCGACACCACGACTGCGAAGGCCACGGCGGAGAAGGACATCTCCGCCAATGCCACCGAATCGTACGGCGAGAAGATCTACGGCGGCATCACCTCGCACCAGGAACTCAAGTCCGAGCCGGTGACCGTGGCCGGCGAACAGGGGTACCTGGTGCGCTGGAAGGTGGTGACGAAGAACGGTGACGACGGGTACGTCCAGTCGCTGGCCTTCCCGTCGCCCCGCTCGAAGGACCTGCTGGTCGTGGTCCGGTCGGGCTTCGACGTGAACGCCAAGGCACCCGCGCTCTCCGTCATGGACGACATCACCAAGGGCATCAAGGCCGCCTCGGGAGCGGGCTCCGGCCCCGGCACCACCGCGTAG
- a CDS encoding class I SAM-dependent methyltransferase: protein MDGDHGQAAATVFDALGADYERAFAGSAAHHASLHRLLGDLAPHSRILDVGSGTGRPTARTLTEAGHDVLGVDVSPGMVELAARQVPDAAFECADIRELPLEEGSFDAVCAYFSLLQMSRDDQFRLLRKLGRLLVPGGHLVVATVPLDVEDFDVVFMGHNVRATSFGPEEFTELVTEAGLSVLWEQSTLFTPEYEAAVAEPQLFLHCRRA, encoded by the coding sequence ATGGACGGAGACCACGGCCAGGCTGCCGCCACGGTGTTCGACGCGCTGGGCGCCGACTACGAGCGGGCGTTCGCCGGATCCGCCGCCCACCACGCCTCGTTGCACCGGCTGCTGGGCGATCTCGCACCGCACAGCCGTATCCTGGACGTCGGCAGCGGAACGGGGCGGCCGACCGCCCGGACCCTCACCGAGGCCGGCCATGACGTGCTGGGGGTGGACGTCTCGCCCGGCATGGTCGAACTGGCGGCCCGGCAGGTCCCCGACGCGGCGTTCGAATGCGCCGACATTCGCGAACTCCCCCTGGAAGAAGGCAGTTTCGACGCGGTCTGCGCCTATTTCTCACTGCTCCAGATGTCCCGCGACGACCAGTTCCGGCTCCTGCGGAAGCTCGGACGGCTGCTGGTTCCCGGCGGTCATCTGGTCGTGGCCACGGTGCCGCTGGACGTGGAGGACTTCGACGTCGTCTTCATGGGCCACAACGTGCGGGCGACGAGCTTCGGCCCGGAGGAGTTCACCGAGCTGGTCACCGAGGCCGGGCTCTCGGTGCTGTGGGAGCAGAGCACCCTGTTCACCCCGGAGTACGAAGCGGCGGTGGCCGAGCCCCAGTTGTTCCTGCACTGCCGACGGGCCTGA